Proteins co-encoded in one Odontesthes bonariensis isolate fOdoBon6 chromosome 24, fOdoBon6.hap1, whole genome shotgun sequence genomic window:
- the LOC142375125 gene encoding hydroperoxide isomerase ALOXE3-like isoform X1, with protein sequence MTMAEYKLKVTTGSMKYAGTMDRIYIILFGTEGQSERTELDNFGIDFQTGTTRTYTIKSSFSLGKVLLVRVEKDPFLFLPEDEWYCAKIVVTTPEGDDTLFPCYRWIKRGEEVELRGGKAMKGFEEEHALLIEHRKKELELRKNTYLWAVNDDKLPHNSHFKDASEMQAELRFSASRSDEIRYTKRTIGVELMFKGLVGSSERWDDIEDMKRIFWFKKTEMSEYVSEHWKEDDFFGFQFLNGVNPNVIERCSKLPPNFPVTEEMVKPFLRDGSTLKTEMEKGNIFLCDQKIMEGIPAWTKDGNSVHMTAGLCLFYMNPESKLMPIAIQLYQQASEQNPIFLPSDPETDWLLAKLYFKSADVLEYEAVHHLMNTHYLAEVFAVATLRCLPVIHPLYKLLIPHFRYTLQINTMARQSLLGPDGALNVSTIGLERLKEVMRRALSKMTYSSLCLPENITARGLESTPNFYYRDDGLKLWNIINGFVRSVVEYYYPSDSDVREDTELQEWITEIFTHGFLGNKLSGFPACFKTAQEMVKFITVVIFTVSVQHAAVNNGQFDYSWIPNGSLQLLKPPPTTKGQSNIKTILEVLPNVGDTVKFAAMAWMLTDKYTDVVPLGTYPEERFDEPDPKRMIKEFQAELSYLSEEIAERNHQLKVPYSYLSPTVIENSVTI encoded by the exons ATGACCATGGCTGAATACAAGTTAAAGGTGACAACAGGCAGCATGAAGTATGCAGGGACAATGGACCGCATATACATCATCTTATTTGGAACAGAGGGGCAGAGTGAACGCACCGAGCTGGACAACTTTGGGATTGACTTTCAAACTGGGACG ACAAGGACTTACACCATAAAATCCAGCTTTTCTCTGGGGAAAGTTCTGCTGGTCAGGGTGGAGAAAGATCCTTTTTTGTTTCTCCCAGAAGACGAGTGGTACTGTGCCAAAATCGTAGTGACAACTCCAGAGGGAGACGACACCCTTTTCCCCTGTTACAGATGGATTAAGAGGGGAGAAGAGGTGGAGCTCAGAGGAGGAAAAG CTATGAAAGGTTTTGAGGAGGAACATGCCCTGCTGATTGAACACCGGAAAAAGGAGCTAGAACTTAGAAAGAACACGTACCT gtgGGCAGTTAACGATGACAAGCTGCCGCACAACAGTCACTTCAAAGATGCATCTGAGATGCAAGCTGAGCTTCGTTTCTCTGCATCCAGATCAGATGAGATTCGTTATACAAAAAGAACAAT TGGTGTTGAACTGATGTTCAAGGGTCTGGTTGGATCCAGTGAACGATGGGATGACATTGAGGACATGAAAAGAATCTTCTGGTTCAAAAAGACTGAAATGTCAG AGTATGTTTCAGAACACTGGAAGGAGGATGACTTTTTCGGATTCCAGTTTTTGAATGGAGTTAACCCCAACGTGATCGAGCGCTGCTCAAAACTTCCCCCAAACTTTCCGGTCACAGAGGAGATGGTGAAGCCTTTCTTGAGAGATGGAAGCACTCTGAAGACAGAAATGGAG AAAGGCAATATCTTCCTGTGTGACCAGAAGATAATGGAAGGAATACCAGCTTGGACGAAAGATGGAAATTCTGTACATATGACTGCTGGTTTATGCTTGTTCTACATGAACCCCGAGAGCAAGCTGATGCCCATTGCAATACAG CTATATCAACAAGCTTCTGAGCAGAATCCCATCTTTCTGCCCAGTGACCCAGAGACAGACTGGTTGCTGGCcaagctgtattttaaaagtGCAGATGTTTTGGAATATGAGGCAGTCCATCACCTCATGAACACTCACTATCTGGCAGAAGTCTTTGCAGTTGCCACTCTCCGCTGCTTGCCTGTAATCCATCCCCTCTACAAG CTGCTGATCCCACACTTCCGCTACACTCTGCAAATAAACACAATGGCCCGCCAATCTCTTTTGGGACCTGATGGGGCTTTGAATGtg AGTACAATTGGACTCGAGAGGCTGAAAGAGGTCATGCGCAGGGCTCTGTCTAAAATGACCTACAGCTCCCTCTGTCTGCCGGAGAACATCACTGCGCGAGGACTGGAGTCGACCCCCAACTTCTACTACAGAGATGATGGTCTGAAGCTGTGGAATATCATCAACGG TTTTGTGAGGTCTGTGGTGGAGTATTATTATCcttcagacagtgatgtgcgtGAAGACACTGAGCTGCAGGAATGGATCACTGAGATATTCACACATGGCTTCTTGGGAAACAAACTctcag GGTTTCCAGCATGCTTCAAAACTGCACAGGAAATGGTCAAGTTCATCACCGTGGTGATCTTCACTGTATCGGTACAACATGCTGCTGTCAATAATGGACAG TTTGACTACAGCTGGATCCCCAATGGCTCTCTCCAACTGCTCAAACCTCCTCCAACCACTAAGGGGCAGTCAAACATAAAGACGATTCTCGAGGTCCTCCCAAATGTTGGAGACACGGTCAAGTTTGCAGCAATGGCATGGATGCTCACAGACAAGTATACTGACGTG GTTCCCTTGGGTACCTACCCTGAAGAGCGATTCGATGAGCCTGACCCTAAACGGATGATTAAGGAATTTCAAGCAGAGCTGTCCTACCTAAGTGAAGAAATTGCAGAAAGAAACCATCAGCTTAAAGTACCCTACTCCTACCTGAGCCCCACAGTAATAGAGAACAGTGTGACTATTTAG
- the LOC142375125 gene encoding hydroperoxide isomerase ALOXE3-like isoform X2 codes for MTMAEYKLKVTTGSMKYAGTMDRIYIILFGTEGQSERTELDNFGIDFQTGTTRTYTIKSSFSLGKVLLVRVEKDPFLFLPEDEWYCAKIVVTTPEGDDTLFPCYRWIKRGEEVELRGGKAMKGFEEEHALLIEHRKKELELRKNTYLWAVNDDKLPHNSHFKDASEMQAELRFSASRSDEIRYTKRTIGVELMFKGLVGSSERWDDIEDMKRIFWFKKTEMSEYVSEHWKEDDFFGFQFLNGVNPNVIERCSKLPPNFPVTEEMVKPFLRDGSTLKTEMEKGNIFLCDQKIMEGIPAWTKDGNSVHMTAGLCLFYMNPESKLMPIAIQLYQQASEQNPIFLPSDPETDWLLAKLYFKSADVLEYEAVHHLMNTHYLAEVFAVATLRCLPVIHPLYKLLIPHFRYTLQINTMARQSLLGPDGALNVSTIGLERLKEVMRRALSKMTYSSLCLPENITARGLESTPNFYYRDDGLKLWNIINGFVRSVVEYYYPSDSDVREDTELQEWITEIFTHGFLGNKLSGFPACFKTAQEMVKFITVVIFTVSVQHAAVNNGQLDPQWLSPTAQTSSNH; via the exons ATGACCATGGCTGAATACAAGTTAAAGGTGACAACAGGCAGCATGAAGTATGCAGGGACAATGGACCGCATATACATCATCTTATTTGGAACAGAGGGGCAGAGTGAACGCACCGAGCTGGACAACTTTGGGATTGACTTTCAAACTGGGACG ACAAGGACTTACACCATAAAATCCAGCTTTTCTCTGGGGAAAGTTCTGCTGGTCAGGGTGGAGAAAGATCCTTTTTTGTTTCTCCCAGAAGACGAGTGGTACTGTGCCAAAATCGTAGTGACAACTCCAGAGGGAGACGACACCCTTTTCCCCTGTTACAGATGGATTAAGAGGGGAGAAGAGGTGGAGCTCAGAGGAGGAAAAG CTATGAAAGGTTTTGAGGAGGAACATGCCCTGCTGATTGAACACCGGAAAAAGGAGCTAGAACTTAGAAAGAACACGTACCT gtgGGCAGTTAACGATGACAAGCTGCCGCACAACAGTCACTTCAAAGATGCATCTGAGATGCAAGCTGAGCTTCGTTTCTCTGCATCCAGATCAGATGAGATTCGTTATACAAAAAGAACAAT TGGTGTTGAACTGATGTTCAAGGGTCTGGTTGGATCCAGTGAACGATGGGATGACATTGAGGACATGAAAAGAATCTTCTGGTTCAAAAAGACTGAAATGTCAG AGTATGTTTCAGAACACTGGAAGGAGGATGACTTTTTCGGATTCCAGTTTTTGAATGGAGTTAACCCCAACGTGATCGAGCGCTGCTCAAAACTTCCCCCAAACTTTCCGGTCACAGAGGAGATGGTGAAGCCTTTCTTGAGAGATGGAAGCACTCTGAAGACAGAAATGGAG AAAGGCAATATCTTCCTGTGTGACCAGAAGATAATGGAAGGAATACCAGCTTGGACGAAAGATGGAAATTCTGTACATATGACTGCTGGTTTATGCTTGTTCTACATGAACCCCGAGAGCAAGCTGATGCCCATTGCAATACAG CTATATCAACAAGCTTCTGAGCAGAATCCCATCTTTCTGCCCAGTGACCCAGAGACAGACTGGTTGCTGGCcaagctgtattttaaaagtGCAGATGTTTTGGAATATGAGGCAGTCCATCACCTCATGAACACTCACTATCTGGCAGAAGTCTTTGCAGTTGCCACTCTCCGCTGCTTGCCTGTAATCCATCCCCTCTACAAG CTGCTGATCCCACACTTCCGCTACACTCTGCAAATAAACACAATGGCCCGCCAATCTCTTTTGGGACCTGATGGGGCTTTGAATGtg AGTACAATTGGACTCGAGAGGCTGAAAGAGGTCATGCGCAGGGCTCTGTCTAAAATGACCTACAGCTCCCTCTGTCTGCCGGAGAACATCACTGCGCGAGGACTGGAGTCGACCCCCAACTTCTACTACAGAGATGATGGTCTGAAGCTGTGGAATATCATCAACGG TTTTGTGAGGTCTGTGGTGGAGTATTATTATCcttcagacagtgatgtgcgtGAAGACACTGAGCTGCAGGAATGGATCACTGAGATATTCACACATGGCTTCTTGGGAAACAAACTctcag GGTTTCCAGCATGCTTCAAAACTGCACAGGAAATGGTCAAGTTCATCACCGTGGTGATCTTCACTGTATCGGTACAACATGCTGCTGTCAATAATGGACAG CTGGATCCCCAATGGCTCTCTCCAACTGCTCAAACCTCCTCCAACCACTAA